A single genomic interval of bacterium harbors:
- a CDS encoding Uma2 family endonuclease, translating into MNLHSIKHDNRLKLSYQDYVSFPSDGKRHEIVDGEHHMAPSPEIRHQDISRNLALIIASYLKENNLGKLLYAPCDVILSNWDIVVPDLIFISRENEKVITRKNIRGVPDLVVEIISPASRKYDLGMKKKLYERFGVKEYWIIDPEKERVEVYTLVNQRFLEPEVYNRDQVMGSSFFPGLRINLTEIFSC; encoded by the coding sequence ATGAACCTTCATTCGATAAAGCACGACAATCGGCTTAAGCTCAGTTATCAGGATTATGTTTCGTTTCCTTCCGATGGCAAGAGGCATGAAATTGTCGATGGAGAACACCATATGGCTCCTTCACCGGAAATAAGGCATCAGGATATCTCGAGAAATCTGGCCTTGATCATAGCATCCTACCTCAAGGAAAATAATCTTGGCAAACTGCTGTATGCGCCGTGTGATGTCATTTTATCCAACTGGGATATCGTGGTTCCTGATCTGATCTTCATTTCCAGGGAAAACGAGAAGGTTATCACCAGGAAAAATATCAGGGGCGTACCTGATCTGGTAGTGGAGATTATCTCGCCGGCCAGCAGGAAATATGATCTTGGCATGAAGAAGAAACTTTATGAGCGCTTCGGGGTAAAAGAGTACTGGATCATTGATCCCGAGAAAGAAAGAGTAGAGGTCTATACCCTGGTTAACCAGAGATTTCTGGAACCCGAAGTTTATAATCGTGATCAAGTCATGGGTTCTTCCTTTTTCCCCGGCCTCAGAATAAACCTTACCGAGATTTTTTCATGTTAG
- a CDS encoding HD domain-containing phosphohydrolase: MRIPEKIVNKPGRLTDEEFAVIKKHPEYSQEILTKSLHIRWDSIHLAYEHHERFDGSGYPLRLKGLRINQFALIAAIADVFDAITSDRPYRKAMPMLPCPRCWNGVKKTFPPPTC, translated from the coding sequence GTGCGGATCCCGGAAAAAATTGTCAATAAACCCGGACGATTAACGGATGAAGAATTTGCGGTTATCAAAAAGCATCCTGAATATTCACAGGAGATACTCACAAAATCTCTTCATATCCGCTGGGATTCCATCCATCTTGCTTATGAACACCACGAACGCTTTGACGGCAGCGGCTATCCGCTCAGGCTGAAGGGGCTGAGGATAAACCAGTTTGCCCTGATAGCAGCTATTGCCGATGTTTTCGATGCCATAACCAGTGACCGGCCATACCGGAAGGCCATGCCGATGTTGCCATGTCCAAGATGCTGGAATGGGGTGAAAAAGACTTTTCCCCCTCCTACCTGTTAA
- a CDS encoding dockerin type I domain-containing protein, protein SLIFNARVGSHSVVEPGCTIVGVEIPDHVYVPAGTTIASQAEVAEKTRPITAGYTYEHTNEAVVHVNESLAEGYLAMDDTIGHIASNVSTDFSRKVSSPHIAGTTFVHPLASVIGNVTLEGHIMVSPAASVRGDEGQPIFVGEAANIQDGVILHGLETEELSEHGEWEFKAGRQFNAEGQRVSDGSGYSVYIGERVSLAHQVQIHGPAYIGHDTFIAMQSLIFNARVGSHSVVEPGCTIVGVEIPDHVYVPAGTTIASQAEVAEKTRPITAGYTYEHTNEAVVHVNESLAEGYLETCDGDVNGDGALTPADALMVFRCYLESGACSGCADVNHDGQITPQDALCLFNRFLEQPSCLD, encoded by the coding sequence AGTCTCTGATCTTCAATGCCAGGGTAGGTTCCCACAGCGTGGTCGAGCCCGGCTGCACCATCGTGGGGGTGGAAATCCCGGACCATGTCTATGTCCCGGCTGGCACTACCATTGCCTCCCAGGCTGAGGTGGCCGAAAAAACCCGCCCGATCACCGCAGGCTACACCTATGAACACACCAATGAGGCCGTAGTCCATGTCAATGAATCCCTGGCCGAAGGATACCTGGCTATGGATGACACCATCGGCCATATCGCCTCCAACGTATCCACGGATTTCAGCCGGAAGGTTTCCTCTCCGCATATTGCCGGAACAACCTTTGTTCATCCCCTGGCCTCAGTGATCGGCAATGTTACCCTGGAGGGTCACATTATGGTCTCTCCTGCCGCATCGGTGCGGGGTGATGAAGGCCAGCCCATCTTTGTGGGTGAGGCGGCCAATATTCAGGATGGCGTGATACTGCATGGTCTTGAGACCGAGGAACTGTCAGAGCATGGCGAGTGGGAATTCAAGGCAGGACGGCAGTTCAATGCCGAGGGGCAGAGAGTGAGTGACGGCAGCGGCTACTCGGTCTACATCGGCGAGCGGGTCTCGCTGGCTCACCAGGTGCAGATTCACGGCCCGGCCTATATCGGTCATGATACCTTCATCGCCATGCAGTCTCTGATCTTCAATGCCAGGGTAGGTTCCCACAGCGTGGTCGAGCCCGGCTGCACCATCGTGGGGGTGGAAATCCCGGACCATGTCTATGTCCCGGCTGGCACTACCATTGCCTCCCAGGCTGAAGTGGCCGAAAAAACCCGCCCGATCACCGCAGGCTACACCTATGAACACACCAATGAGGCCGTAGTCCATGTCAATGAATCCCTGGCCGAAGGATACCTGGAGACCTGCGACGGCGATGTCAACGGAGATGGCGCGCTTACTCCGGCCGATGCCCTGATGGTCTTCCGGTGCTACCTTGAAAGCGGCGCCTGCTCAGGCTGCGCCGATGTCAACCACGACGGCCAGATTACACCGCAGGATGCGCTCTGCCTGTTCAACAGATTCCTGGAGCAGCCTTCCTGCCTTGACTAG
- the rimO gene encoding 30S ribosomal protein S12 methylthiotransferase RimO has protein sequence MKSENSPKVALISLGCPKNLVDSEIALGQLQQAGFTITFDENEAEVVVINTCSFIEDAKQESIDTILEVAEGKDTGSLKQLVVMGCLAQDFGEELRRQIPEIDLVIGTGMISRIGEICRESITGKSDRSSVWIEEPDFLYTEHMPRIRATLPHAAYVKIAEGCSNCCSYCLIPRLRGKLRSRPADSIVAESRALVRQGVREINLIAQDTTAYGRDLPSGQDKLVPLLRRLAGLEGIHWIRLLYTYPDSISRELLECMAEEPRICNYLDIPIQHINDGILQAMNRRSSRSGIENTLGLIREILPDAILRTSLMVGFPGEGKKQFEELRDFAAAARFDRLGVFAFSPQEGTPAARMKDQVSRKIKEQRRNEILRLQAEISRQKNQQLVGTVQEVIIDCAGAGEDNAADPAVDDRTAGDGVAGDRAPADNTFAIGRTFGHAPDIDGAVYLMPGDIPCAAGEIHPVRIIRATDYDLFAEILK, from the coding sequence TTGAAATCTGAAAACTCTCCAAAGGTAGCTCTGATCAGTCTTGGGTGTCCGAAAAATCTGGTGGATTCCGAGATTGCATTAGGCCAGCTTCAGCAGGCTGGCTTTACCATCACCTTCGATGAAAATGAAGCTGAGGTTGTAGTTATCAATACCTGTAGTTTTATCGAGGATGCCAAACAGGAGTCCATAGACACCATTCTTGAAGTGGCTGAAGGGAAAGATACCGGCAGTCTCAAGCAACTGGTGGTCATGGGATGTCTGGCCCAGGATTTTGGTGAAGAGCTTCGCCGCCAGATCCCGGAAATCGACCTTGTCATCGGCACCGGCATGATTTCCCGAATCGGTGAGATCTGCCGGGAATCCATAACTGGAAAATCTGACCGGTCATCTGTCTGGATCGAGGAGCCGGACTTCCTCTATACCGAGCACATGCCCCGGATCCGGGCAACCCTTCCCCATGCCGCTTATGTAAAGATAGCCGAAGGATGCAGCAACTGCTGCTCCTACTGCCTCATTCCCCGGCTGCGGGGAAAACTTCGAAGCCGTCCGGCAGACTCCATCGTGGCCGAGAGCCGCGCTCTGGTCCGGCAGGGGGTCCGGGAAATAAACCTCATCGCGCAGGACACTACCGCCTACGGACGGGATCTTCCTTCCGGGCAGGACAAACTGGTTCCGCTGCTCAGGAGGCTGGCCGGGCTGGAAGGCATCCACTGGATCCGGCTGCTCTACACCTACCCGGATTCCATCAGCCGGGAGCTTCTGGAATGTATGGCTGAAGAGCCCAGGATCTGCAATTATCTCGACATTCCCATTCAGCACATCAATGACGGCATCCTTCAGGCTATGAACCGCAGAAGCAGCAGATCCGGCATTGAAAACACCCTTGGTCTTATCCGGGAAATCCTTCCTGATGCCATCTTGAGGACCTCGTTGATGGTCGGCTTTCCCGGAGAGGGGAAAAAGCAGTTCGAGGAGTTGCGAGACTTTGCCGCTGCCGCCCGGTTTGACCGCCTGGGGGTTTTTGCCTTTTCCCCGCAGGAAGGAACGCCTGCCGCCAGGATGAAGGACCAGGTCTCCCGGAAGATCAAAGAGCAGAGACGAAATGAAATCCTGCGCCTCCAGGCCGAAATTTCCCGGCAGAAGAATCAGCAGCTCGTCGGAACTGTTCAGGAGGTCATCATCGATTGTGCCGGAGCGGGAGAAGATAACGCCGCTGACCCTGCGGTCGATGACAGGACTGCCGGTGACGGGGTTGCCGGTGACAGAGCTCCTGCTGACAATACCTTCGCCATTGGCAGGACCTTCGGCCATGCCCCGGACATCGATGGAGCAGTGTACCTTATGCCGGGAGATATCCCCTGCGCTGCCGGAGAGATCCATCCGGTCAGAATTATCCGGGCCACGGATTATGACCTGTTTGCAGAAATTTTGAAGTAG
- a CDS encoding DUF5698 domain-containing protein, with protein sequence MSILYPIIIQESIWKFDREAWIGIFSQEKSNSGFPISSNYVIYTGMGIGTLLTGILIFLARIVDVSLGTVRTISIVQGRVETAFLLGFVEVSVWLAVIASVMDRVKEKPILGVFYALGFSTGNAVGILLEDRVSFGHIVLRIISPQRSREMAEQIRGLGHAVTTFQGEGASGPVTELYVMCRKSDLKRIVALVKCIEPDAFYTTEKAGVAGK encoded by the coding sequence ATGTCCATACTGTATCCGATTATCATCCAGGAGTCTATATGGAAATTCGATAGAGAAGCGTGGATTGGTATCTTCTCGCAGGAAAAATCAAATTCGGGCTTCCCTATCTCATCCAACTATGTTATATACACTGGTATGGGCATAGGCACGCTGCTTACTGGAATTTTGATCTTTCTGGCCAGAATTGTCGATGTTTCCCTGGGAACGGTGAGGACAATCAGCATTGTCCAGGGAAGGGTCGAGACTGCATTTCTTCTGGGTTTTGTGGAAGTCAGTGTCTGGCTGGCGGTCATAGCTTCTGTCATGGACAGGGTAAAGGAGAAACCGATCCTCGGAGTTTTCTATGCCCTCGGCTTCTCGACGGGTAATGCCGTCGGTATCCTGCTTGAGGATCGGGTTTCGTTCGGTCACATTGTGCTGCGGATTATCAGTCCCCAAAGAAGCAGGGAGATGGCCGAGCAAATCAGAGGGCTGGGACATGCAGTGACCACCTTTCAGGGGGAAGGAGCATCCGGGCCGGTCACGGAATTGTACGTTATGTGCAGAAAGAGCGACTTGAAACGCATCGTGGCCCTCGTCAAATGCATCGAGCCGGACGCCTTTTACACAACGGAAAAGGCGGGTGTCGCGGGTAAATGA
- a CDS encoding AAA family ATPase, with product MERLMINDWMAVFDYREGGMDISRHFARFMLNLAGENCPELYLAAGLVSRYTEEGHVCLDLSRAAGQPLAEVLGGVECREKCPPLPHWIKTLRNTSVVGSPGEFKPLILDNAGRLYLYRYWEYERIVAESLAERAARLCPDLDEALLEDGLNRLFPDSPGSAGECESRSEPNWQRIAALTAVRRMFCVISGGPGAGKTSTVVKVLALLLEQARGKPLRLALAAPTGKAANRLRESIRQTRGKLACPPEIRSLIPDEVSTIHRLLGIVRTLSFLRYHENNPLPYDVVVVDEASMIDLPLMARLVRAVSPKSRLIILGDKDQLASVEAGTVLSDICGLGPGWYSSRILAQHPQQPQQPSAGELPSAGGLPPLPAMTAGREAAVSAGTEQATAPGREPATTTGQAAVQGKEVSGKGGLRDSLVILGKSYRFGSDSGIGLLSRSINAGEGERALSLLKGLSRAGYRDISWRRSPPPGAMAKAIAERVIQEYAAYLTVDDPDEAFRRFSRFRLLCAVRQGAYGANQVNALIEDELQRAGLINARGRRYRGQPVMITCNDYQLGLFNGDVGLILPDPASNGALAAYFPTSDGAMRKIPPGRLPGHEAVYAMTVHKSQGSEFDRVLLLLPDTDARILTRELIYTSITRARNYVEVWGREEVFLNAVSRRIQRQSGLQDALWG from the coding sequence ATGGAGCGACTCATGATTAATGATTGGATGGCGGTTTTTGACTATCGGGAGGGAGGCATGGACATAAGCAGGCATTTTGCCCGGTTCATGCTCAATCTGGCTGGAGAGAATTGCCCTGAGCTCTATCTGGCTGCCGGTCTGGTCAGCCGGTATACTGAAGAGGGCCATGTATGTCTTGACCTGTCCCGTGCTGCCGGGCAGCCATTGGCCGAGGTCCTTGGTGGAGTTGAATGCCGGGAGAAATGCCCGCCGTTACCCCACTGGATCAAGACATTGAGGAACACTTCCGTTGTGGGCTCACCGGGTGAATTTAAACCCCTGATCCTGGATAATGCAGGAAGGCTCTATCTTTACCGCTACTGGGAATACGAGCGGATCGTAGCTGAAAGCCTGGCGGAGAGGGCTGCCAGATTGTGCCCTGATCTTGACGAAGCGCTCCTTGAGGATGGGCTTAACCGGCTTTTCCCCGATTCTCCAGGTTCTGCCGGAGAGTGTGAGTCCAGGAGTGAACCTAACTGGCAGAGGATCGCTGCCCTGACCGCTGTCCGCCGGATGTTCTGCGTTATTTCGGGCGGCCCCGGAGCAGGGAAAACTTCCACGGTGGTCAAGGTTCTGGCGCTTCTTCTTGAGCAGGCCAGGGGAAAACCCCTGCGCCTTGCCCTGGCCGCGCCTACGGGCAAAGCCGCAAACAGGCTCAGGGAATCCATCCGCCAGACCAGAGGGAAACTGGCCTGCCCGCCCGAGATCCGCAGCCTGATTCCCGATGAGGTGTCAACCATTCACCGGCTGCTGGGCATCGTTCGTACCCTGTCGTTCCTGCGCTATCATGAAAATAACCCTCTTCCCTACGATGTGGTGGTCGTGGATGAAGCCTCGATGATTGATCTTCCTCTCATGGCCAGACTGGTGCGGGCCGTCTCGCCGAAATCCCGCCTGATCATCCTTGGGGACAAGGACCAGTTGGCCTCGGTGGAAGCTGGAACCGTTCTGAGTGATATCTGCGGCCTCGGCCCGGGCTGGTATTCATCCCGGATACTTGCGCAGCATCCACAACAGCCACAGCAGCCGTCCGCCGGTGAGCTGCCCTCAGCCGGGGGGCTGCCGCCGCTGCCAGCCATGACTGCCGGTCGAGAGGCAGCCGTGAGCGCAGGTACAGAACAGGCCACAGCTCCCGGCAGGGAGCCTGCCACAACCACTGGCCAGGCTGCTGTGCAGGGCAAGGAAGTCAGCGGCAAGGGAGGACTTCGGGACTCACTGGTCATCCTGGGCAAAAGCTACCGATTTGGTTCGGACAGCGGCATCGGGCTGCTCAGCCGCTCGATCAACGCAGGAGAAGGAGAGCGGGCGCTCAGCCTTCTCAAAGGGCTCAGCCGCGCTGGATACCGCGATATTTCCTGGCGGCGCTCTCCGCCTCCGGGAGCGATGGCTAAAGCCATTGCCGAGCGGGTCATTCAAGAGTATGCCGCTTATCTCACCGTGGATGACCCCGATGAGGCTTTCCGGCGCTTTAGCCGTTTTCGCCTCCTGTGCGCCGTGCGCCAGGGAGCCTATGGTGCCAACCAGGTGAACGCCTTGATCGAGGATGAGCTCCAGCGGGCCGGTCTGATCAATGCCAGAGGCCGCCGGTACCGGGGACAGCCGGTCATGATCACCTGCAATGACTACCAGCTTGGGCTCTTTAACGGCGATGTCGGTCTTATCCTGCCTGACCCGGCTTCAAACGGGGCCCTGGCTGCCTACTTTCCCACCTCCGACGGGGCCATGCGAAAGATCCCTCCCGGCAGGCTTCCCGGACATGAGGCCGTGTATGCCATGACCGTTCATAAAAGCCAGGGATCGGAATTTGACCGCGTGCTTCTCCTCCTGCCCGATACCGATGCCAGAATCCTCACCCGCGAGCTTATCTATACCAGCATCACCAGGGCCAGAAATTATGTCGAGGTGTGGGGCAGGGAAGAGGTATTCCTGAATGCTGTTTCACGGCGTATCCAGCGGCAATCGGGATTGCAGGACGCGCTGTGGGGATGA
- a CDS encoding ATP-binding protein: MRYFNTAGPIKCEEHYCLPPLGRFNLTEILSLISQKKYFVLHAPRQTGKTSYLLALMDYLNARESYRCLYLNVEAAQAAREDVRQGMRAILSEMALSAVAFLKDDFLESCWDQVFEKSGEYGALNMLLSLWAKESHLPLVILIDEIDSLIGDTLISLLRQLRAGYSKRPDMFPQSIVLCGVRDVRDYRIHSAKDKAIITGGSAFNIKAESLRLGNFSRDEVLALYGEHTEETGQEFTHETLNLVWDLTQGQPWLLNALGYEVCFKMEEGRDRSKPITAEMVQQAKENIILRRDTHIDQLADKLQEARVRRVIEPILEGHKEPEQIPVEDLSYVIDLGLVRVDGQLQIANRICQEVIPRELTYSTQVTISEQPSWYIGPDGQLDMDKLLGSFQEFFREHSEHWVERFQYKEAGPQLLLQAFLQRIINGGGRVEREYGLGRMRTDLLVIWPFQAGVQKVVIELKVLYKSLDDTIAEGLKQTVEYMDRCGTDQGHLVIFDRSEGKRWEDKIFKRKEKYQNKSITVWGM; the protein is encoded by the coding sequence ATGCGCTATTTTAATACGGCTGGACCGATAAAATGCGAAGAACATTACTGTTTACCTCCACTTGGACGGTTTAACCTCACGGAAATACTATCCCTGATTTCCCAGAAGAAATACTTTGTGTTACATGCCCCCCGGCAGACTGGAAAAACGAGCTATCTTCTCGCATTGATGGATTATCTCAACGCCAGGGAGAGCTATCGATGCCTTTACTTGAATGTCGAAGCGGCTCAAGCTGCCAGAGAAGATGTCCGGCAAGGCATGAGGGCCATACTGAGCGAGATGGCTTTGAGCGCTGTAGCCTTCCTGAAAGATGATTTCCTCGAATCCTGCTGGGACCAGGTTTTTGAAAAGAGCGGGGAATATGGTGCCTTAAACATGCTGCTATCCCTCTGGGCCAAAGAGAGTCATCTACCTTTGGTTATTTTAATTGATGAGATCGATTCACTGATTGGGGATACTCTGATTTCCCTCTTACGTCAATTACGGGCAGGGTATTCCAAACGTCCGGATATGTTTCCCCAGAGTATCGTGTTGTGCGGTGTTCGGGACGTGAGAGACTACCGGATACATTCTGCCAAAGATAAAGCAATCATTACCGGAGGAAGTGCTTTCAACATAAAAGCAGAATCTCTGCGGCTTGGGAACTTCTCCAGAGACGAGGTATTGGCTCTTTATGGAGAGCATACAGAAGAAACGGGTCAGGAATTTACGCATGAAACCCTGAACCTGGTTTGGGACTTGACGCAGGGGCAGCCCTGGCTGCTCAATGCCCTGGGCTACGAGGTATGTTTTAAAATGGAAGAGGGGCGTGACCGAAGCAAGCCAATTACAGCCGAGATGGTGCAGCAGGCCAAAGAAAATATCATTCTCAGGAGGGATACCCACATCGACCAGTTGGCCGACAAGCTGCAGGAAGCGCGGGTCCGCCGGGTGATTGAGCCAATATTGGAGGGGCATAAAGAACCGGAGCAGATTCCTGTCGAAGACTTATCATATGTTATAGACCTGGGATTGGTGAGAGTTGATGGCCAGTTGCAGATAGCAAACCGGATATGTCAGGAGGTGATTCCCCGGGAGCTGACCTATAGCACCCAGGTCACTATCTCGGAGCAGCCTTCATGGTATATCGGTCCGGATGGCCAACTCGATATGGACAAGCTTCTCGGCTCATTTCAGGAGTTTTTCCGCGAACATTCGGAACATTGGGTAGAGCGGTTTCAGTACAAAGAGGCAGGCCCTCAACTGCTGCTGCAAGCCTTCCTCCAGAGGATTATCAATGGCGGAGGGAGAGTAGAAAGAGAATACGGCCTTGGCAGAATGCGGACAGACCTTCTCGTTATCTGGCCTTTTCAAGCCGGTGTTCAGAAAGTGGTGATTGAGCTGAAAGTGCTCTATAAATCGCTTGACGATACAATTGCCGAGGGGCTGAAACAGACCGTGGAATATATGGACCGATGCGGTACTGATCAAGGCCACCTGGTGATCTTTGACCGGAGTGAGGGGAAAAGGTGGGAGGATAAGATATTCAAGCGGAAAGAAAAATACCAAAACAAAAGTATTACCGTATGGGGGATGTGA
- a CDS encoding choice-of-anchor Q domain-containing protein, producing the protein MDSTSNLQRNAVGNIFLNPASGDYRLTRNSPAKDAGMVEYARQRAPFDDCNGAVRPQGSGYDIGAYEN; encoded by the coding sequence GTGGATTCAACCTCGAATCTGCAAAGGAATGCAGTGGGTAATATATTTTTAAATCCCGCGTCAGGAGACTACCGGCTTACGCGGAATAGCCCTGCCAAAGACGCCGGTATGGTTGAATACGCTCGACAACGTGCTCCTTTCGACGATTGTAATGGTGCAGTCAGACCCCAAGGTAGCGGATATGATATCGGCGCATACGAGAATTGA
- a CDS encoding type II toxin-antitoxin system VapC family toxin — MKPKLYLDTSIPSAYFDYSKPLRQLITQKWFENQKSGYELFISIITIEEVEQLENIRKRDSIKSLILDTDTKILELTDKAITLANEYLKRGAIPKTEPEDAYHIAVATVNRIEALASWNFKHIVSINPIRKIHEINREFNYPIIEIGSLELFGGSQYGNL; from the coding sequence ATGAAGCCAAAACTATACTTAGACACAAGTATACCCAGTGCGTATTTTGATTATTCTAAACCCTTAAGGCAATTAATAACTCAAAAATGGTTTGAAAACCAGAAATCAGGATACGAGCTATTTATATCAATTATTACAATTGAAGAAGTTGAGCAACTGGAAAACATTCGCAAGAGGGATAGTATCAAAAGTCTCATATTAGACACTGATACAAAAATCCTGGAATTGACTGACAAAGCAATAACTCTGGCCAATGAATACTTAAAGAGAGGGGCAATTCCGAAAACAGAGCCTGAGGATGCTTACCATATTGCCGTTGCAACGGTAAACAGGATCGAGGCTTTAGCTTCCTGGAACTTTAAGCATATCGTAAGCATAAATCCTATTAGAAAAATCCACGAAATTAACAGAGAGTTTAACTATCCGATTATCGAAATTGGTTCACTGGAATTATTTGGAGGTTCCCAATATGGAAATTTATAA
- the radC gene encoding DNA repair protein RadC — MKVSDSQVGHRTRLRERFLKNGRSALADYELLEMILSYAIPRKDTKIIAKELISSFGTFAAVFDQPVEKLQTVSGIGPFAATFLVSIRAVLTRYLEQQAERANAISSPEDVTDFVRLAIGASQRECLMVLCLNAANRLVHHEILVEGTVDQAPVYPREIFRPALMHNATALILVHNHPSGRAVPSEQDHYMTQRIDNLASEFNIVLHDHLIVCPSQAFSIKTGRLLTSPIR; from the coding sequence ATGAAGGTTTCGGATTCGCAGGTCGGTCACAGGACAAGACTGCGCGAACGTTTCTTGAAAAATGGACGGTCTGCCCTGGCTGATTATGAGCTTCTCGAAATGATTCTGTCGTACGCCATTCCCCGCAAGGATACCAAGATCATTGCCAAAGAGCTGATTTCCAGCTTTGGCACCTTTGCCGCTGTTTTTGACCAGCCGGTCGAAAAGCTCCAAACCGTGTCCGGCATAGGACCATTCGCAGCCACATTTTTAGTCTCGATCCGGGCTGTTTTAACCCGCTATCTGGAACAGCAGGCCGAGCGGGCCAACGCGATTTCCTCCCCTGAAGATGTAACGGATTTCGTCCGTCTGGCAATCGGAGCCAGTCAGCGGGAATGCCTGATGGTTCTGTGCCTGAATGCCGCCAACCGCCTGGTTCACCATGAAATCCTGGTGGAAGGGACGGTGGATCAGGCCCCGGTTTATCCCAGGGAGATATTCAGACCCGCTTTAATGCACAACGCTACGGCCCTGATCCTTGTTCACAACCATCCCAGCGGCCGGGCGGTCCCTTCCGAACAGGATCACTATATGACCCAGCGGATCGACAATCTTGCCTCTGAATTCAACATCGTCCTGCACGATCACCTCATCGTCTGCCCCTCCCAGGCCTTCAGCATCAAGACCGGGCGGCTGCTCACATCCCCCATACGGTAA
- the grpE gene encoding nucleotide exchange factor GrpE — MVSRKKKVRRKRFFASSQPALLIKLDSAEEEITTGEEVLQMEKECACQAGETFQEKTEESLKEETVKAFQGGREELSEEGGDALTIRGSRIADSLLMQLEDEVIGFINHRLEEHVVKRIKGLLVPVAKLSLKVHKLRKTMDKETAECLSDLEDDLDYILENSKLQRISPQAGEKFNPTLHEEVDFAWNPDRGEAEILATVRDGYFWEYNQEMIVKPQVTVNRRLSA, encoded by the coding sequence ATGGTATCCCGGAAGAAGAAGGTCAGAAGAAAAAGATTTTTTGCCAGCTCTCAGCCTGCACTATTGATCAAGCTAGATAGTGCTGAAGAAGAAATCACCACAGGGGAGGAGGTCCTTCAGATGGAGAAAGAATGTGCCTGTCAGGCAGGAGAGACTTTTCAAGAAAAGACAGAAGAATCTTTGAAAGAAGAGACAGTGAAGGCTTTTCAAGGAGGAAGAGAGGAATTGTCCGAAGAAGGCGGTGATGCCCTGACCATTCGGGGTTCCCGGATCGCCGATTCCCTGCTCATGCAGCTTGAGGATGAGGTCATCGGCTTCATCAACCATCGGCTGGAGGAGCATGTCGTCAAGAGAATCAAAGGCTTATTGGTTCCGGTAGCCAAATTGTCCCTGAAGGTGCACAAGCTGCGAAAAACCATGGACAAAGAGACTGCCGAGTGTCTCTCGGATCTTGAAGATGATCTGGATTATATTCTCGAAAACAGCAAGCTGCAGCGGATATCCCCGCAGGCTGGAGAGAAATTCAATCCCACCCTCCATGAGGAGGTCGATTTTGCCTGGAACCCGGATCGGGGGGAAGCGGAAATTCTGGCTACTGTGCGGGATGGATATTTCTGGGAATACAACCAGGAAATGATCGTTAAACCTCAGGTTACGGTCAACAGGAGGCTGTCAGCATGA